A region of Vigna radiata var. radiata cultivar VC1973A chromosome 10, Vradiata_ver6, whole genome shotgun sequence DNA encodes the following proteins:
- the LOC106775964 gene encoding homeobox protein SBH1 isoform X2: MPGMAAYQWQCRKREGELSLGSNSGTPSIMLDNNHNNNDDNNNTGVGYYFMESGHPNHRSNNNGSSSSSSSSSAVKAKIMAHPHYHRLLAAYVNCQKVGAPPEVVARLEEACASTVTMTGDAAGSSCIGEDPALDQFMEAYCEMLTKYEQELSKPLKEAMLFLQRVECQFKNLTVSSSDFGCNEGGGDRNGSSEEDVDLQSMIDPQAEDRELKGQLLRKYSGYLGSLKQEFMKKRKKGKLPKEARQQLLEWWSRHYKWPYPSESQKLALAESTGLDQKQINNWFINQRKRHWKPSEDMQFVVMDPSHPHYYVDTVMANPFPMDLSHPML; the protein is encoded by the exons atgcCAGGAATGGCAGCGTATCAGTGGCAGTGCAGGAAAAGAGAGGGAGAGCTTTCATTGGGAAG TAACAGTGGAACTCCTTCTATCATGCTCGACAATAACCACAACAACAACGATGATAACAACAACACTGGGGTAGGGTACTATTTCATGGAGAGTGGCCATCCCAACCACCGCAGCAACAACAATGGAagctcctcctcctcctcctcctcttctgcTGTCAAGGCCAAGATCATGGCCCATCCTCACTATCACCGTCTCTTGGCAGCTTACGTCAATTGTCAGAAg GTTGGAGCCCCGCCTGAAGTGGTGGCAAGGTTAGAGGAAGCCTGTGCTTCTACGGTGACAATGACCGGAGATGCAGCTGGATCGAGCTGCATAGGTGAGGATCCAGCTCTGGATCAGTTCATGGAAGCTTACTGCGAGATGCTGACCAAGTACGAGCAAGAACTCTCCAAACCCTTAAAAGAAGCCATGCTCTTCCTTCAAAGGGTTGAGTGTCAGTTCAAAAATCTAACAGTTTCTTCCTCCGACTTCG GTTGTAATGAGGGTGGTGGTGATAGGAATGGATCATCTGAAGAAGATGTTGATCTACAGAGCATGATAGATCCCCAGGCAGAGGACAGGGAATTAAAGGGTCAGCTTCTGCGGAAGTACAGTGGATACTTGGGCAGTCTGAAGCAGGAGTTcatgaaaaagaggaaaaagggaAAGCTACCTAAAGAAGCAAGGCAACAATTGCTTGAATGGTGGAGCAGACATTACAAATGGCCTTATCCATCC GAGTCACAGAAGCTGGCTCTTGCAGAGTCGACAGGTCTGGATCAGAAGCAAATCAACAACTGGTTTATTAATCAAAGGAAACGACACTGGAAGCCTTCAGAGGACATGCAGTTTGTGGTGATGGATCCAAGCCATCCACACTACTACGTCGACACTGTTATGGCCAATCCATTTCCCATGGATCTCTCCCATCCCATGCTCTAG
- the LOC106775964 gene encoding homeobox protein SBH1 isoform X3 encodes MAAYQWQCRKREGELSLGSNSGTPSIMLDNNHNNNDDNNNTGVGYYFMESGHPNHRSNNNGSSSSSSSSSAVKAKIMAHPHYHRLLAAYVNCQKVGAPPEVVARLEEACASTVTMTGDAAGSSCIGEDPALDQFMEAYCEMLTKYEQELSKPLKEAMLFLQRVECQFKNLTVSSSDFGCNEGGGDRNGSSEEDVDLQSMIDPQAEDRELKGQLLRKYSGYLGSLKQEFMKKRKKGKLPKEARQQLLEWWSRHYKWPYPSESQKLALAESTGLDQKQINNWFINQRKRHWKPSEDMQFVVMDPSHPHYYVDTVMANPFPMDLSHPML; translated from the exons ATGGCAGCGTATCAGTGGCAGTGCAGGAAAAGAGAGGGAGAGCTTTCATTGGGAAG TAACAGTGGAACTCCTTCTATCATGCTCGACAATAACCACAACAACAACGATGATAACAACAACACTGGGGTAGGGTACTATTTCATGGAGAGTGGCCATCCCAACCACCGCAGCAACAACAATGGAagctcctcctcctcctcctcctcttctgcTGTCAAGGCCAAGATCATGGCCCATCCTCACTATCACCGTCTCTTGGCAGCTTACGTCAATTGTCAGAAg GTTGGAGCCCCGCCTGAAGTGGTGGCAAGGTTAGAGGAAGCCTGTGCTTCTACGGTGACAATGACCGGAGATGCAGCTGGATCGAGCTGCATAGGTGAGGATCCAGCTCTGGATCAGTTCATGGAAGCTTACTGCGAGATGCTGACCAAGTACGAGCAAGAACTCTCCAAACCCTTAAAAGAAGCCATGCTCTTCCTTCAAAGGGTTGAGTGTCAGTTCAAAAATCTAACAGTTTCTTCCTCCGACTTCG GTTGTAATGAGGGTGGTGGTGATAGGAATGGATCATCTGAAGAAGATGTTGATCTACAGAGCATGATAGATCCCCAGGCAGAGGACAGGGAATTAAAGGGTCAGCTTCTGCGGAAGTACAGTGGATACTTGGGCAGTCTGAAGCAGGAGTTcatgaaaaagaggaaaaagggaAAGCTACCTAAAGAAGCAAGGCAACAATTGCTTGAATGGTGGAGCAGACATTACAAATGGCCTTATCCATCC GAGTCACAGAAGCTGGCTCTTGCAGAGTCGACAGGTCTGGATCAGAAGCAAATCAACAACTGGTTTATTAATCAAAGGAAACGACACTGGAAGCCTTCAGAGGACATGCAGTTTGTGGTGATGGATCCAAGCCATCCACACTACTACGTCGACACTGTTATGGCCAATCCATTTCCCATGGATCTCTCCCATCCCATGCTCTAG
- the LOC106775964 gene encoding homeobox protein SBH1 isoform X1 — MCKQAMEGSSSSNGPSYLLAFGENSGGLCPMTMMPLVTSHHVGHHPINPNPSNNTNNNANTNCLFIPNCSNSGTPSIMLDNNHNNNDDNNNTGVGYYFMESGHPNHRSNNNGSSSSSSSSSAVKAKIMAHPHYHRLLAAYVNCQKVGAPPEVVARLEEACASTVTMTGDAAGSSCIGEDPALDQFMEAYCEMLTKYEQELSKPLKEAMLFLQRVECQFKNLTVSSSDFGCNEGGGDRNGSSEEDVDLQSMIDPQAEDRELKGQLLRKYSGYLGSLKQEFMKKRKKGKLPKEARQQLLEWWSRHYKWPYPSESQKLALAESTGLDQKQINNWFINQRKRHWKPSEDMQFVVMDPSHPHYYVDTVMANPFPMDLSHPML, encoded by the exons ATGTGCAAGCAAGCCATGGAGGGTAGTAGTAGTTCTAATGGCCCTTCTTATTTGTTGGCTTTTGGAGAAAACAGTGGTGGGCTATGCCCAATGACGATGATGCCTTTGGTGACTTCCCATCATGTTGGTCATCATCCAATAAATCCTAATCCTAGTAATAATACCAATAATAATGCAAACACAAACTGTCTCTTCATTCCCAACTGCAGTAACAGTGGAACTCCTTCTATCATGCTCGACAATAACCACAACAACAACGATGATAACAACAACACTGGGGTAGGGTACTATTTCATGGAGAGTGGCCATCCCAACCACCGCAGCAACAACAATGGAagctcctcctcctcctcctcctcttctgcTGTCAAGGCCAAGATCATGGCCCATCCTCACTATCACCGTCTCTTGGCAGCTTACGTCAATTGTCAGAAg GTTGGAGCCCCGCCTGAAGTGGTGGCAAGGTTAGAGGAAGCCTGTGCTTCTACGGTGACAATGACCGGAGATGCAGCTGGATCGAGCTGCATAGGTGAGGATCCAGCTCTGGATCAGTTCATGGAAGCTTACTGCGAGATGCTGACCAAGTACGAGCAAGAACTCTCCAAACCCTTAAAAGAAGCCATGCTCTTCCTTCAAAGGGTTGAGTGTCAGTTCAAAAATCTAACAGTTTCTTCCTCCGACTTCG GTTGTAATGAGGGTGGTGGTGATAGGAATGGATCATCTGAAGAAGATGTTGATCTACAGAGCATGATAGATCCCCAGGCAGAGGACAGGGAATTAAAGGGTCAGCTTCTGCGGAAGTACAGTGGATACTTGGGCAGTCTGAAGCAGGAGTTcatgaaaaagaggaaaaagggaAAGCTACCTAAAGAAGCAAGGCAACAATTGCTTGAATGGTGGAGCAGACATTACAAATGGCCTTATCCATCC GAGTCACAGAAGCTGGCTCTTGCAGAGTCGACAGGTCTGGATCAGAAGCAAATCAACAACTGGTTTATTAATCAAAGGAAACGACACTGGAAGCCTTCAGAGGACATGCAGTTTGTGGTGATGGATCCAAGCCATCCACACTACTACGTCGACACTGTTATGGCCAATCCATTTCCCATGGATCTCTCCCATCCCATGCTCTAG
- the LOC106774601 gene encoding 39S ribosomal protein L46, mitochondrial, whose amino-acid sequence MKMSLVRPLLTRRGFSTSSENLVASVLFERLPVVIPKIDPVVYAFQEFSFRWRQQYQRRYPDEFLDKSDARGKGDYQIDYVPAPRVTEADKNNDKRSLQRALDRRLYLLVYGNAHGAPSGKPVWHFPEKVYESEDTMRKCAESALESIIGDLSNTYFVGNAPMGHMVVQQPTEDQSGSTSYKRFFFKSQVIAKNKFNIAKCEDFVWVTKDELMEYFPEHAEFFNKMIIS is encoded by the exons ATGAAGATGTCATTGGTTCGACCTCTCTTGACAAGGCGAGGATTCAGCACAAGCTCTGAGAACCTTGTTGCTTCTGTGCTCTTTGAGAGACTGCCAGTGGTCATTCCCAAAATTGACCCGGTAGTTTACGCATTTCAAGAATTCTC GTTTCGGTGGCGACAACAATATCAACGCAGATATCCTGATGAATTTCTAGACAAATCTGATGCAAG GGGAAAAGGTGATTATCAGATTGACTATGTGCCAGCACCAAGAGTCACCGAAGCTGacaaaaacaatgataaaag GTCATTACAACGAGCTCTTGATAGAAGACTCTACCTTCTCGTCTATGGTAATGCACATGGGGCTCCTAGTGGAAAGCCTGTGTGGCATTTTCCTGAGAAAGTTTATGAATCTGAGGACACCATGCGCAAG tGTGCAGAGTCTGCATtggaatcaatcataggagatCTTTCTAATACATATTTTGTTGGAAACGCTCCGATGGGCCATATGGTTGTTCAGCAGCCTACAGAAGATCAGTCTGGATCCACATCTTATAAG AGATTCTTCTTCAAGTCTCAAGTAATTGCTAAAAACAAGTTCAACATTGCAAAGTGTGAGGATTTTGTCTGGGTGACAAAGGATGAATTGATGGAGTATTTTCCTGAGCATGCtgaattttttaacaaaatgatCATTAGCTGA
- the LOC106776013 gene encoding protein SRG1 produces MEAMLSKRVQEMVQNGEEPPPPYVRRDVNYTQIVPSTLCSPPIIDFRLMSSSTPLTKQKEELQKLRSALSSWGCFQAINHGTSSTLLDKVREVAREFFTQPMEQKKIISKGVKEFEGYGADPVPEEGQFLDWSDRLCLDVYPENRRKSSLWPENPSSFRKILEEYTEKLREATNLISRAIAKSLDLEENCFLNQFGEQALLQVRFNYYSCCAQPDIVLGLKPHADGSGYTIILQDDVEGLQVHRKDKWFTVPTISHALFVLMGDQMEIMTNGIFKSPMHRVLVNSKRERISVAMFYTPEPNKEIGPEQGLVNEEQPKLFKKVKDYADTHWEYYQRGRRAIHVAKV; encoded by the exons ATGGAAGCAATGTTATCCAAGCGTGTACAAGAAATGGTTCAGAATGGTGAGGAACCACCTCCACCTTATGTTCGTAGAGATGTTAACTATACACAAATCGTGCCTTCAACGTTATGTTCACCACCCATCATTGATTTTCGGCTCATGTCTTCATCAACACCATTAACtaaacaaaaagaagagctGCAAAAGCTAAGATCAGCTCTCTCCTCTTGGGGATGCTTCCAG GCAATAAACCATGGGACATCAAGCACGCTTTTGGACAAGGTTCGTGAAGTTGCAAGGGAATTTTTTACGCAGCCAATGGAACAAAAGAAGATAATTTCCAAAGGGGTGAAAGAATTTGAAGGGTATGGTGCGGATCCAGTTCCCGAAGAAGGTCAGTTTTTAGATTGGTCAGATCGTTTGTGCCTTGATGTATACCCTGAAAATAGAAGGAAGTCAAGTTTGTGGCCAGAAAATCCATCATCTTTTAG GAAAATTCTGGAAGAATACACAGAAAAGCTGAGAGAGGCAACAAATCTTATTTCTAGGGCTATTGCGAAGTCATTAGACTTAGAAGAAAATTGCTTCTTGAATCAATTTGGTGAACAAGCACTTCTGCAAGTGAGGTTCAACTACTATTCCTGCTGTGCACAACCTGACATTGTGCTCGGGCTTAAACCCCATGCAGATGGATCAGGATACACCATTATACTACAAGATGACGTTGAGGGCCTCCAAGTTCACCGTAAGGATAAGTGGTTCACAGTTCCCACAATTTCTCATGCCCTATTTGTACTCATGGGTGATCAAATGGAG ATAATGACTAATGGAATTTTCAAGAGTCCTATGCATCGGGTATTGGTGAACTCCAAGAGGGAAAGAATATCTGTTGCAATGTTCTATACTCCAGAGCCAAACAAAGAAATTGGACCAGAACAAGGTttggtgaatgaagaacaacCGAAGCTGTTTAAGAAAGTGAAAGATTATGCTGATACTCATTGGGAATATTATCAACGAGGAAGGAGAGCAATTCATGTAGCAAAAGTATGA